From Salvia splendens isolate huo1 chromosome 3, SspV2, whole genome shotgun sequence, a single genomic window includes:
- the LOC121794559 gene encoding serine carboxypeptidase-like 45: protein MAAIVKIVAFFSLLAHSAKCHSSSSSLSAGDRISELPGQPRVSFHQYSGYVSVDQNEERALFYYFVEAEIDPASKPLVLWLNGGPGCSSLGVGAFSENGPFRPSGNGLVRNEHSWNREANVLYLESPIGVGFSYAANSSSYEGVNDKITARDNLVFLQNWFLKFPQYKDRSLYITGESYAGHYIPQLAELMLQFNKKRKEFNLKGIALGNPVLEYGTDFNSRAEFFWSHGLISDTTYKMFTSTCNYSRYVSEYYRGSLSPICTKVMSLVTTETSKFVDKYDVTLDVCIPSVLSQSKALAPQQVTESIDVCVEDETLNYLNRKDVQKALHARLVGLNRWLVCSNILDYEPLDLEIPTINVVGRIIQAGIPVLVYSGDQDSVIPLTGSRRLVHRLARLLKLRSTTPYRVWFAGMQVGGWTQVYDNILSFATIRGASHEAPFSQPERSLVLFKAFLEGRPLPQQF from the exons ATGGCTGCCATTGTAAAGATCGTagcttttttctctttattggCACATTCAGCTAAGTGTCATTCCTCATCTTCTTCTCTGTCGGCTGGTGACAGAATATCTGAGCTTCCTGGGCAGCCCCGGGTTAGCTTCCACCAATATTCTGGCTACGTATCTGTTGATCAAAATGAGGAGAGAGctctattttactattttgttgAAGCTGAGATTGATCCTGCGTCAAAGCCTCTTGTTCTATGGTTGAATGGAG GTCCTGGTTGTTCATCTTTGGGAGTTGGGGCGTTTTCGGAAAATGGGCCTTTTAGGCCAAGTGGGAATGGGCTGGTCAGGAATGAGCATAGCTGGAATAGAG AAGCAAATGTCTTGTATTTGGAGTCACCCATTGGAGTAGGTTTTTCTTATGCTGCCAATTCATCCTCTTATGAAGGTGTAAATGACAAAATCACAG CTCGTGACAACTTGGTATTTCTGCAAAACTGGTTCCTTAAATTCCCACAATACAAAGACAGAAGCTTGTATATCACAGGAGAGAGCTATGCTG GCCACTATATTCCCCAGCTAGCAGAGCTGATGCTCCAATTCaacaaaaagagaaaagaattCAATCTCAAAGGAATTGCA CTAGGGAATCCAGTACTAGAATATGGAACAGACTTCAACTCAAGGGCTGAATTCTTCTGGTCTCACGGCCTTATATCCGATACAACGTACAAAATGTTCACTTCTACCTGCAATTATTCGCGATATGTGAGCGAATACTACAGAGGCTCTCTCTCCCCAATCTGCACCAAGGTGATGAGCCTTGTCACAACTGAAACCAGCAAATTTGTTGACAAATACGATGTCACTCTCGATGTCTGCATCCCATCTGTGCTCTCTCAGTCCAAAGCCCTTGCTCCACAG CAAGTCACTGAGAGCATAGATGTGTGTGTGGAGGACGAGACTCTGAATTACTTGAACAGGAAAGATGTTCAGAAGGCCCTTCATGCGCGCCTCGTTGGACTCAACCGGTGGCTCGTTTGCAGCAA TATTTTGGATTATGAACCGCTTGATCTCGAGATACCTACAATCAACGTTGTGGGGAGAATAATTCAGGCTGGAATCCCTGTTTTGGTGTACAGTGGAGATCAAGATTCAGTCATACCTTTAACTGGAAGTCGAAGGCTCGTTCACAGACTGGCGCGGCTGTTGAAACTGCGTTCAACTACGCCTTACAGGGTGTGGTTTGCTGGGATGCAG GTTGGAGGGTGGACTCAGGTCTACGACAACATCCTCTCGTTTGCAACAATCCGAGGGGCGTCTCATGAAGCTCCATTTTCTCAGCCGGAGAGATCC